In one Bactrocera tryoni isolate S06 chromosome 5, CSIRO_BtryS06_freeze2, whole genome shotgun sequence genomic region, the following are encoded:
- the LOC120777776 gene encoding major royal jelly protein 1 codes for MQLQLHNTPQQQHQIPLILFAATLASLLRPTPCHAAYSTDLHDDPADVADTAADYDSYGHHNSNKYVSKCDKNPVAALTFQLSGNNLHWPCESTKSIYVQSGRYVPRNVIVTRAQLRRDDVFVALPRYKQGVPFTLGRVQLKRGQCVAKIAPYPCWAIQEEGNCQALQSVVDIAVDPNGLLWALDVGLVNTLEQPIRRCGPKIVAINTADNKVVKIIDMSDLVTSESRLQFIVVDYSKDKKPFVYVADAGARSILVYDIAGGKPYRIVLPKATAPTTTDVLYMALTATPDGTSTLYFTYLSSPRLYSIRGQYLRVGQGAGSIVDVGAKPYGKQMVLLGADGGTNLFFRYKGENDIYMWNSETCFKAANLKDVQHGGDCRLSTQVLPGHRRFMWVLESNFHDFISERTGCNGASIVLHPVVRECDD; via the exons ATGCAACTGCAGCTACACAACaccccacaacaacaacaccaaatacCGTTAATACTCTTTGCTGCCACACTTGCCAGCCTACTCCGGCCCACACCGTGCCACGCTGCCTACTCCACCGACTTGCACGATGACCCTGCTGACGTAGCCGACACCGCTGCTGACTATGACAGCTACGGCcaccacaacagcaacaagtatGTCAGTAAATGCGACAAAAATCCAGTGGCCGCACTCACCTTCCAGCTAAGCGGCAACAACCTGCACTGGCCTTGCGAGTCGACCAAGAGCATTTACGTCCAATCCGGCCGGTATGTGCCGCGCAATGTGATCGTGACGCGCGCCCAACTGCGACGCGATGACGTCTTTGTGGCGCTGCCGCGCTACAAACAGGGTGTGCCATTCACATTGGGTCGTGTGCAATTGAAGCGGGGTCAGTGTGTGGCCAAGATTGCGCCATATCCGTGCTGGGCCATACAAGAGGAGGGCAATTGTCAGGCATTGCAGTCCGTCGTCGACATCGCTGTGGATCCCAAT GGTCTCCTCTGGGCTTTGGACGTAGGTCTTGTGAACACATTGGAACAACCGATACGCCGTTGTGGACCGAAAATCGTAGCAATCAACACGGCTGACAACAAAGTAGTAAAAATCATCGACATGAGTGATCTCGTAACGTCTGAGTCCCGCCTGCAGTTCATAGTGGTCGATTACTCCAAGGACAAGAAACCGTTCGTATATGTTGCCGACGCAGGAGCACGCAGCATACTCGTCTACGATATTGCTGGCGGCAAACCGTATCGCATCGTTTTACCCAAAGCCACTGCCCCAACCACCACCGATGTGCTTTACATGGCGCTCACCGCCACACCGGATGGCACATCGACACTCTACTTCACGTATCTAAGCTCACCACGCCTATACTCCATACGCGGTCAGTATTTGCGTGTTGGACAGGGTGCCGGTTCGATTGTCGATGTGGGCGCCAAGCCTtatggcaaacaaatggtgctGCTCGGCGCCGACGGTGGCACAAACTTATTCTTCCGTTACAAGGGTGAAAACGACATATATATGTGGAACTCGGAGACTTGCTTCAAGGCAGCCAATTTAAAAGATGTACAACATGGCGGTGATTGTCGTCTGTCGACACAG GTGCTACCCGGTCACAGGCGGTTCATGTGGGTTTTGGAGAGTAATTTCCATGATTTCATTTCGGAGCGAACGGGTTGTAATGGCGCATCGATTGTTCTACATCCCGTAGTGCGCGAATGTGATGACTGA
- the LOC120778480 gene encoding uncharacterized protein LOC120778480: MKFSNTYSVLVFGSLLLAMWFALTASQIQPRETNTCEGRQTTGNICESCELLSTCVRNSSGWMTIPIEICDTAKGFYCNSRAGMCSNSTGPCHPFAMDGNFPCTSQGIFPDPYDCQKYHMCYFAGVTLVAVTLECYGNKAFNAATGQCTATLQDSICLLPQFQCDNVGDAHPWPNSPNVFYICRALSQQDERVLYPSLYRCSDGEVFNGYGCQQGNTQVDITTSSPTATVTAVTAVTAISGSGTGTTTTVSPSTGRCSVAGLSADPEDCTKYYYCSAVNGVQRRRSCPSGTHFSTQYVSCVLGACRK, encoded by the exons atgaaattttctaatACATATTCAGTGCTCGTG TTCGGCAGCCTGCTGTTGGCTATGTGGTTCGCGTTGACTGCCTCGCAGATACAACCGCGTGAGACGAATACCTGTGAGGGTCGCCAAACTACCGGAAACATTTGTGAATCATGCGAATTGCTGTCCACATGCGTGCGTAACTCCAGCGGTTGGATGACAATCCCCATTGAGATATGCGACACCGCCAAGGGCTTCTACTGCAACTCACGTGCCGGCATGTGCAGCAATTCGACCGGACCGTGTCATCCCTTCGCCATGGATGGCAATTTTCCATGCACCTCGCAGGGTATCTTCCCCGATCCGTACGATTGTCAGAAATATCACATGTGCTACTTTGCGGGCGTCACTCTGGTGGCGGTAACACTAGAATGTTACGGTAACAAGGCATTCAATGCGGCAACTGGTCAATGTACGGCAACACTGCAAGATTCCATCTGTTTGTTGCCGCAATTTCAATGTGACAATGTTGGTGATGCGCATCCATGGCCGAATAGTCCGAATGTTTTCTACATTTGTCGTGCGCTTTCGCAGCAAGATGAACGTGTACTCTATCCATCGCTTTATCGGTGTTCTGATGGTGAGGTCTTTAACGGTTATGGCTGTCAACAAGGCAACACACAAGTGGATATCACAACAAGTTCTCCTACGGCGACCGTAACGGCAGTAACAGCAGTAACAGCGATTAGCGGTTCAGGTACTGGCACTACCACAACGGTGTCTCCTTCCACTGGCAGATGTTCGGTGGCTGGTTTATCGGCCGATCCAGAAGATTGTACCAAGTACTATTACTGTTCGGCGGTGAATGGAGTGCAGCGCCGTCGTAGTTGTCCATCGGGTACACATTTCAGTACTCAGTACGTGTCTTGTGTCTTGGGTGCATGCCGAAAGTAA
- the LOC120776827 gene encoding FGGY carbohydrate kinase domain-containing protein codes for MTETFFVGVDIGTGSARAALVDLKGKVLKQCVKPIQTWNPERDYYEQSSEDIWSAVCHCVKEVTKDTKKESIKAISFDATCSLVILGKNGESLTVSRTGKSEQNIILWMDHRAHAEATLINATKHELLQYVGGQVSLEMEIPKLLWLKKNLQSTWSKVWRAFDLPDFLTWRSTGVDTRSLCSVVCKWNYDAMHMRWSADFLKQIGLDDLCANDFEIIGQRICEPGSAVGAGLTAEAAKELSLLPGTIVGTSLIDAHAGALGMFGCRAALAASDKPLEAILENLQGKLALICGTSTCHMSLTREPCLAHGVWGPYRGAILPNYYLNEGGQSAAGILLDFIVKTHTQYADIQAKLGKNEHIYQYLNNLLEKMRLERGYDDICFLTNELHVWPDFHGNRSPIADPNLRGMISGLNMNADEESLALLYLAFVQALAYGTRHIIDNLVEKFKRVPYSSMLFCGGLAKNSVYVQAHADICRLAAVIPDEQEMVLVGAAMLGACAANVYGNLEATSKEMGGTGVLLKPKKSTADYHNRKYRVFLQMLEDQRKYKQIMEN; via the exons ATGACCGAAACGTTCTTTGTAGGTGTTGATATAGGCACGGGCAGTGCCCGTGCTGCACTGGTCGATTTGAAGGGAAAGGTATTGAAGCAGTGTGTGAAACCAATACAGACTTGGAACCCCGAGCGCGATTACTATGAACAATCATCCGAGGATATTTGGAGTGCAGTGTGTCATTGTGTGAAG GAAGTCACAAAAGACACCAAGAAGGAAAGCATAAAAGCTATCTCCTTTGATGCCACCTGCTCCTTGGTGATATTGGGCAAAAATGGTGAATCTCTCACTGTCAGCCGCACCGGCAAAAGCGAGCAGAATATCATATTGTGGATGGATCATCGTGCACATGCCGAAGCCACACTTATTAATGCGACTAAACACGAGCTGCTGCAGTATGTGGGCGGACAAGTATCACTGGAGATGGAAATACCGAAATTGTTGTGGTTGAAAAAGAATCTACAAAGTACATGGAGTAAAGTCTGGCGTGCTTTTGATCTgcccgattttcttacatggcGCAGCACAGGCGTTGACACGCGTTCGCTGTGTTCAGTAGTTTGCAAATGGAATTACGATGCTATGCATATGCGTTGGAGCGCagattttttaaagcaaatcgGTTTGGATGATTTATGCGCAAATGATTTCGAAATAATTGGACAGCGCATCTGTGAGCCGGGTTCGGCGGTGGGCGCAG GTTTAACAGCGGAAGCTGCCAAAGAGCTCTCACTGTTGCCTGGTACAATCGTTGGTACCTCGCTAATTGACGCACACGCCGGTGCGTTGGGCATGTTTGGTTGTCGTGCCGCATTGGCAGCGAGTGATAAGCCACTGGAAGCAATATTGGAGAATCTACAAGGCAAATTGGCGCTTATATGCGGCACTTCCACCTGCCACATGAGCTTGACACGCGAGCCTTGCCTGGCACATGGTGTGTGGGGTCCTTACCGCGGTGCCATACTGCCGAATTACTACCTCAACGAAGGTGGTCAGAGCGCTGCTGGTATATTATTGGATTTCATTGTAAAAACGCATACACAATATGCCGACATACAAGCGAAATTAGGCAAAAATGA GCACatatatcaatatttaaataatctaTTGGAGAAGATGCGTTTGGAACGCGGTTACGATGATATTTGCTTTTTGACCAATGAATTGCATGTTTGGCCAGATTTTCATGGCAATCGTTCGCCTATCGCTGATCCCAATTTGAGGGGCATG ATATCGGGCCTCAATATGAACGCCGATGAGGAGTCGTTGGCGCTCTTGTATTTGGCATTTGTACAAGCATTAGCT tATGGCACCCGTCACATTATTGATAACCTCGTCGAGAAATTTAAGCGTGTGCCCTACAGCAGTATGCTGTTTTGTGGTGGCTTAGCAAAGAACAGCGTGTATGTGCAAGCACACGCCGATATCTGCCGATTAGCCGCTGTGATACCAGATGAGCAGGAAATGGTATTGGTCGGTGCCGCCATGTTGGGCGCATGTGCCGCAAACGTTTATGGAAATTTAGAG GCTACTTCGAAGGAAATGGGCGGCACTGGTGTACTGTTAAAACCGAAAAAATCCACTGCGGACTATCACAATCGCAAGTATCGAGTTTTTCTGCAAATGCTTGAAGATCAAcgcaaatacaaacaaataatggAAAACTAA
- the LOC120778514 gene encoding protein yellow — protein sequence MWTRCLLLTAFAQCLWTHALAAKYGDTRSSAETVVTPPAVTSLQWTGGQFEFPGSSRSLFRSSGKYISKNVIATRAQIVGDTVFLALPRYKHGVPATLVKTTLKPGACQATFAPFPCWDMQDDSTCKGFQSVVDLVVDQNDVLWVLDTGIVNTLETPERKCTAKVVALSVKTGKVLKSISLEGLTSPNSRLQYIVVDYAPDGSCFVYVSDAANRAIIVYNLQADRGFRVVLPKAVASGCRARDVLYIALIRKDCGTTELYFTYLSTNRLFSLQSEYLRSGVADGRILDLGKKPSRMVIIGTDNGSAIFFRNEGDAEVYRWDTSSAFTETNFKPVYRSDTCQLATHAVPDYKRNTMRVLQSNFPDYMQNRVGCGAVQQLSVMQGCW from the exons ATGTGGACACGTTGCCTGCTGCTTACAGCCTTCGCACAATGTCTGTGGACTCACGCGCTCGCGGCGAAATACGGGGATACGCGAAGTAGCGCTGAAACGGTGGTCACGCCACCTGCAGTCACCTCGCTACAATGGACCGGCGGACAGTTCGAGTTTCCGGGCTCGTCGCGTTCGCTCTTTCGCAGCTCGGGCAAGTACATCTCGAAGAATGTGATAGCGACGCGTGCGCAGATAGTGGGTGACACCGTCTTTTTGGCATTACCGCGCTATAAGCACGGCGTGCCGGCGACACTTGTGAAGACCACGCTCAAACCGGGCGCTTGCCAAGCCACCTTTGCACCCTTTCCCTGCTGGGATATGCAGGATGATAGCACATGTAAGGGTTTCCAGTCCGTAGTCGATTTGGTTGTCGATCAAAATGACGTGTTGTGGGTATTGGACACGGGCATTGTGAACACGCTTGAGACGCCCGAGCGCAAATGCACCGCCAAAGTGGTAGCGCTTTCCGTGAAGACGGGCAAAGTGTTGAAATCCATTTCGTTAGAGGGCCTGACATCGCCAAACTCGCGCTTGCAATACATTGTGGTGGATTATGCGCCTGATGGCAGCTGCTTCGTGTATGTGAGTGATGCTGCGAATCGTGCCATCATCGTTTATAATTTACAAGCTGATCGTGGCTTCCGTGTGGTGCTGCCGAAAGCTGTAGCTTCGGGTTGTAGAGCGCGTGATGTGCTCTATATCGCGCTGATACGCAAGGATTGTGGCACAACAGAGTTGTACTTTACCTACTTGAGCACGAACAGACTTTTCTCACTACAGTCCGAGTACTTGCGCAGCGGTGTGGCCGATGGTCGTATATTGG ATTTGGGTAAGAAGCCTTCGCGCATGGTCATTATCGGCACTGACAACGGTTCGGCCATATTCTTCCGCAATGAAGGCGATGCGGAGGTCTATCGCTGGGACACTTCCAGCGCTTTTACGGAGACAAACTTTAAGCCAGTCTACCGCAGCGATACCTGTCAGCTGGCGACGCATGCTGTGCCCGACTACAAGCGCAACACAATGCGTGTGCTGCAGAGCAATTTCCCGGATTATATGCAGAATCGTGTGGGTTGCGGTGCAGTACAGCAATTATCCGTTATGCAGGGCTGTTGGTAA
- the LOC120776829 gene encoding mitochondrial E3 ubiquitin protein ligase 1, translating into MEFLHESIALGVDLLILGLCVKEYVSYKKNVNCLKAAPQLAIDSDLKKYVGAQKDKKIPYAVVRGTVTPIGVPMRSVMSPSVTGVLQIIKLSEHRVTRGFAGFWTEQRKLIHVSSNEMPFELRNNESGVEIIDALSAAVLDLDVVYDNYEPSSLSFFDHVFGFFSGVRQKGLQTTEEVLRDGSFITAIGELELDGKTLRLQPSPVGPLFLTTATKSTLIKKFEEAKSSMLVKIFVCGTISAILIGYIVRKLYNKKKQERDERKIKETLEKERRERRARTRPLNLTTEQLCVVCSTNPKEVIILPCGHVCICEDCSEKIRVTCPVCRGKIATKAAAFIA; encoded by the exons ATGGAATTTCTGCACGAATCAATTGCGCTTGGTGTTGATTTGTTAATATTAGGGCTATGTGTTAAAGAATATGTCAGCTACAAGAAAAATGTGAACTGTCTCAAG GCTGCCCCACAACTGGCTATAGATAGTGATCTCAAGAAATATGTGGGTGCACAAAAGGATAAAAAGATACCGTATGCTGTGGTGCGCGGCACGGTCACACCAATTGGTGTGCCAATGCGCAGCGTTATGTCGCCATCCGTAACTGGTGTCTTACAAATAATCAAACTCAG TGAACATCGCGTTACGCGCGGCTTTGCCGGTTTCTGGACCGAACAACGCAAACTCATACATGTGTCATCGAACGAAATGCCTTTTGAGTTGCGCAACAACGAAAGTGGCGTTGAAATTATTGATGCATTAAGCGCTGCTGTGCTGGATTTGGATGTGGTGTATGACAACTATGAGCCATCCTCGCTTTCGTTTTTCGATCATGTTTTCGGCTTTTTCTCCGGTGTCAGACAAAAAGGTCTGCAGACAACAGAGGAAGTGTTGCGTGATGGTAGTTTCATTACAGCAATTGGTGAATTGGAGTTGGATGGTAAAACGTTACGTTTGCAACCATCGCCGGTGGGTCCACTCTTTTTAACGACCGCTACCAAGTCTACAttgattaaaaaattcgaaGAGGCTAAATCATCCATGCT tGTTAAAATCTTTGTCTGCGGCACAATCTCAGCTATACTCATTGGTTACATAGTACGTAAGCTGTACAACAAAAAGAAGCAAGAACGTGATGAACGAAAAATCAAAGAAACTCTAGAGAAGGAGCGACGTGAGAGACGTGCACGTACACGCCCACTCAATCTAACCACTGAGCAGTTGTGTGTTGTATGCTCAACGAATCCCAAAGAG gTCATAATATTGCCATGTGGACATGTGTGCATCTGTGAAGACTGCTCCGAAAAGATTCGTGTTACTTGCCCCGTATGCCGTGGCAAAATTGCGACAAAAGCTGCTGCTTTTATCGcttaa